GCCGCGCAGGTTGGCCTGCGAGGCACCATCGGAACCGGTGAACAGCGAGCGCGCATCCTGCTGCGCCGGGCGTGCGGCGGGCAGGTTGTCGAGCACCTGCAGCAGCGTGCGCGCGCCCATGTTCTGGATGTCCTGCTTGCTGATTACCTGCACCGGCGAGGCGGTTTCAACGTCGGTGCGGCGGATGTTGGAACCGGTGACCTCGATGCGGGCCAGGTCGGTGGCTTTGTCCTTGCTCTCCTGGGCGAAGGCAGGAGCGGCAATCGAGAACAACGCGCCGGCAATGGCCAGCGTCAGCGGAGCGATCGAGCGACAGGGGGGGCGGTGGTGGCGGGCGGGCAACATCGGGGTTCTCTCCTGGCAGGGGTGCGGCGCAAAAAGTGAGCGCGTGGGCGTTCGGCGGGCAAAACGCTCCCGGGCCACGGCCATGAGGGCCGTAGTCGGAATGGGCGGGGGGAGGAGCGGTGTTACGTAGGGGTCATGGGGCGACGATGCTGGCGGAGTCGCCCTCCTGGCCGATCAGTACGGCGTTGGCCCAGTTGGCGCAGACCTGGGCGGGTTGGCTGCCCTGCGCACCCAGCGTGCGCAGGCTCAGGGTGGAAAGGCCTCGGATGTCCAGCTCCGGCTTGACCACGCCGGGCGCCTTCACCAGGCCGCTGTCATACAGCAGGCGGTTGTCGCCCCAGACCTGGAACTGCAGGCCACCGGCGTTGCGGCAGGCGTCGTCGATGCCGAGGTCGGCCCGCAGCAGGTGCCAGCCGCCCTGCAGGCGCAGGTCGATGCGGCTGTTGGCGCCGACGCCCAGGCCACGGCGGAACTGCAGGCCGTTCATGCGCATGCCGGTGTCGCCACGGAAGGACTGGTCGGTGCGCAGCTGGCTGGCCAGCGCGGCCGGCACCGGCAGCTCGGAGAGATAGCGCTGCCGGGCCGGTCGCTCCGGTTCCTGGTGTTCAAGAATGTGGAAGGTGGACAGTGCGATCGGGCCGACATCGCGCGGCTGCAATGCATCGAACGCGCGGGCGCTGCCCTGTGCGGCGGTCACCATCGGGTCGGTGCTGCTGGCGCCGTCGCCTTCGGGGTTCTGCACGCTCAGCACGCGGAAGCGCAGCAGGCGGCCGGCGTGGGCCGGGAAGTCGATGCGCTGCACGCCTTCCTTCAGCTGCAGGCGGCCGCGGGCGATCGGCTCGCCCCACTCGCCATTGCTGTCGCCCAGGTACACCTCGTAGTCGCGGACCTGGCCGTGCTTCCAGTTCTTGTCGTTGCGCGGCGCGATGTCGATGCCATCGATCATCTTCCGCTCGCCGAAGCCGATCACCCACTCATGCGCGCCGGTGCGCACGGCCTGGTTGCGCACGCTGCGGAACCAGGTGCCCGGATCATCATCGAAGGCATTTTCCAGCGCATGGCCGGGTTCTTCGGCCGGGCGGTTGACCACCAGCAGGCTGTCAGCCGGCAGTTCGCGGCCCAGCACCGGCGCGGCCGGATAGGCATCGTCGGCGGCCGCGGCGGCCACCGCGAAGTCCAGCTGCAGCTGCAGTGGCTGGCGGATGTCCTGTGTGGCCGTGCGCACATGCACGGTGCCACGGCGCTCCTTGGCATCGAAGTACCAGCCTTCGGGCGCACTGTTGAAGGCGGCGGCATCGGCCAGCGCCGGCAATGCACGACCACCGGCCTGCACCGCGCGCGGCGCCTGGCGGCTGAGCACGCGCAGGCCGTAGCGGCGCTGCGCCAGCTGGCCGTTGTACTGGCCTTGCACGGCGTCGATCTGCACCTGCACCGGGCCACTGCCTTGTGCCGGCGCCTGCACGCGGATCTGCTGCGTGCTCGATTCGCCCTGCTGGTAGCGGCGGGTGTTGCCGTCATCTTCGTACAGCGTGTACTGCGAATCGCCCTGCGGGTACAGGTCGAACGTCACTTCATCGAGTGGTTTTTCGCCATCGAACAGCATCGACGGATACATCGGCAGGATCGCACCGGCACGCACGAATACCGGCAGCGTGGCCAGGTCGACCTGGCGGTCGAGCTGGCGGCCATCGGCGGCGGCCTGCACGCGGCGGCCGTCCCAGTAGTCGATCCAGCCGCCGGCCGGCAGGTGGATGTCGCGGCGCCAGCCACGACTGGCGGCCTGGCTGCGGTACACCGGCGCGACCAGCAGGTCGCGGCCGAGCAGGAACTGGTACTTGTAGGTTTCATCCTGCGCATGCGGGTCGCGCGGGTTGTCCCACATCAGGCCACGCACCGGTGGTGCACCGGTCTGCGCGGCCTCGTGCACCAGGCCGTACATGTACGGGGTCAGGCGCATCTTCAACTTCAGGTAATCGCGGTTGATGCTGCGATAGGGCTCGTCGTACCACCACGGGTGCTTGCGCGCATTCGACGACCAGCCGCTCATGCCCATCAGCACCGGGGTGAACGCCTTCCACTGCAGGTCGCGGGTGAAGGTCTCGGCGCTGCCACCGAAGATCGCGTCGACGTCGCCGCTGGCGTAGGCCATGCCGGACAGGCCCGAACCGACCAGGGTCGGCACGTGCCAGCGGATGTAATCCCAGCTGCTGCTCTGGTCGCCGGTCCAGGCCACGGCATAGCGCTGGATGCCGGCCCACCCCATCACCGTCCACAGGAACGGGCGCGAATCGGAATTGTCGAGGATGCCGTTGAAGGCCTGGCGGTTGGCGTCCATCGCGAACTGGTAGCCCTTGCCGGTCCAGGCCACGTCCAGCTTCTGCACGCGGCTGCCGGCCTTGCCCACTTCCCAGGCGATCTTGTCGACGCCGTTCTCGGTCCACAGGCCGGTGCGGAAACCATACTTGGCCAGGCCCTGCACGGTTTCCGGCAGCTGCTTGTAACCGCAGCCATAGCCATCGTTGGGCAGGATCCAGCCACCGGGCATGTCGTTGGCGCGGTACTGCTTGGCCACGCTGTCGATCACATCGGGCGTGGTGCCGGTCGGGCCGTCGCTCCAGCCTTCGGGCACGGTGCCGGGCTTCTTGCTGTTGTCGCCGTCGTTGTAGCAATCGGCATCGCCGTAGGACAGCGCCCAGCGCGCGACCATGTTGGGGCGGCCGGTCAGCTGCGTGTAGCGCTCGATCAGCTTCGGCAGATCGGCGCCGACGAAGTAATAGGCATCGAAGCGGTCTTCGCGATGCAGCAGCGTGGCCTGGTCGGGCTCGCGCAGATCGTAGCTGCCATCGCTCCACGTATTGCGCAGCATGCCCCAGCCGCGGCTGCTCAGCAGCATCGGTGCCGGGCTGGGGCGGTCGCCCTCTTCCCAGCCACCGGAATAGGACACTTCCAGCTCGCGGCCCTTGAACTGGTAGCGGCCGTTCTGCTGGCCACCGCCGTAATAGCCTTCGTCGGCCTGCGAGGACAGCACCTGCACGCTCTGCGTGGCATCCAGGTCCAGTGGTTGCAGCTCCTGCCAGAGGGCGGTGGGCTGGCCGTTGTCCAGCCGCTCCAGGCGCAGGCGCAGCGGCTGCCGTTGTACATGCAGCACCAGTGCATCGGTGCGCACGCGGATCTCCTGCGCGTCTTCTTCCAGCTGCGCCTGCACGTTCGCCTTGGGCTGCGGCAGCACGATCGGCGCGGCCTTGTCACCTGCACCGGTCAACTTGCCGTTGCGGCCAGCCTGCACGCGGATGATGTCGGTGGCCGGCAGCTCGATGCGGATGCGCGCGCCCTTGTCGGTCTGCAGGTCCCAGCCCTGCACGCCGTCGCGGCTGTCGCTGGCGGCCACCGAACGCAGGTTGCCGACCGGCTCGGCGCTGGCCGGCATGGACGCCAGCATCAATGCCGGCAACAGGGCCAGCATCAGCGGCGAGCGACGAACGCAGTTTTCCACGCGGACTCCCAACCCGTTCACCGGGCGTTTCGAAAGCGGTTGGGCCGACTCTAGGGCAGCGATTCGAAAGATGTCAACAAATTGAAAGGAAAAAGGAAGATATATTCTATTGAAACGAAAGTTGTTGCGCCGCAATACTTTGTGTAAGCGCTTGCAGGTGCCTGTTAAGCATTGTGCGATACGGCATTTCGTCGGTCCTTTCGTTTTCCCGGGCACCTCACGACGCGGAAAGTCACTCACCCATTTTCTTTCCTTTTACTTTCGATGTTTGACATTTCGAAAGAAAACACTGATGGTGCGCTGGCCCAACTGGAACCTCCGAATGGACGTCACCCTGCTTTCCGATGTGTCCGCCTGGCAGCGCCTTGGCGGAGCCGATACCGCTACCGAAATCGCCCAGCAGCCTGCGCTGTGGGAAGCCCTCGCACAGGACCTGTCGCGTGCCCGCGACCGCCTGCAGGCCTTCCTCGGCGACAGCCTCAATGATCCCAACCAGCGCGTGCTGTTCACCGGCGCCGGCAGCTCCGGCTTCATCGCCGAAATGGTGGCCGACGCGATCAACGCGCAGTGGCCAGCTGATGTACGCGTGGTGCACACCACCAGCCTGCTGACCCACCCGGCGCTGTACCTGCAGCGCGACCGCCCGACCCTGCTGGTCTCGTTTGGCCGCAGCGGCTCCAGCCCGGAGAGCGTGGCGGCAGTCGACCGCGTGCGCAGCGACGTGGATGACGCGCGCTTCCTCGACATCACCTGCAATGCCGATGGCGAACTGGCCCGTCGTGGCGCCGGCCGTGCCGATACCTGCACCCTGCTGATGCCTTCGGCCAGCTGCGACCGCGCCTTCGCCATGACCAGCAGCCTGACCTGCATGCTGCTGGCCGCGCTGACCGTGTTCGATCGTTCGCCGTGGGATGCGCGCGTGGCGCGCCTGAAGCAGATCGCCGCGCTGGCCCGCGAAGGCCAGGCGCAGTGGGATGCACCGGTGGCGGCGCTGGCGCAACGCCCGTTCAATCGCGTGATCTACCTCGGCAGCGGCCCGCTGGAAGCGCTGGCACGCGAGTGCGCGCTGAAGGTGCTGGAGCTGACCGCCGGCCGCGTGCTGGCGCTGGCCAACACCCCGCTGGGCTTCCGCCATGGCCCGAAATCGACGCTGGACGGCAACACCCTGGTGGTGGTGGTGCGCAGCGTGCAGCCGCTGGCGCGCCGCTACGAACAGGACCTGCTGGAAGAACTGCGCCGCGATGGCGTGGCCGGCCAGGTACTGGCGATCGGCCCGCATTCGGACATCGGTGCCGACGACGAGTACACCCTTGTGGTGCCGCCGCTTCACACCGCATCCGACGATCCGTGGCTGGCACCGGTGTGGCTGGGCTTTGCGCAGTTGTTCGCGCTGCAGCGCTCGGCCGCGCTGGGCCTGACCCCGGACAACCCGTTCCCGGACGGCACCGTCAACCGCGTCGTCAAGGGCGTCACCATCCACCATGGCTGAGCTGATCGCCCACGCCTGCTACGGCATCGACATCGGCGGCACCAAGATCGAGCTGGTGGCGTGCGATGCGGCGATGCAGGTCACCTGGCGCCGCCGCGTGGCCACGCCGCAGGGCGACTACGACGGTTTCCTGCAGGCGGTGGTGGCGCTGGTGGCCGAGGCAGACGCCGCACTTGGCCGTAGTGATGCGGCCATCGGCATC
The sequence above is a segment of the Stenotrophomonas maltophilia genome. Coding sequences within it:
- a CDS encoding TIM-barrel domain-containing protein, with amino-acid sequence MENCVRRSPLMLALLPALMLASMPASAEPVGNLRSVAASDSRDGVQGWDLQTDKGARIRIELPATDIIRVQAGRNGKLTGAGDKAAPIVLPQPKANVQAQLEEDAQEIRVRTDALVLHVQRQPLRLRLERLDNGQPTALWQELQPLDLDATQSVQVLSSQADEGYYGGGQQNGRYQFKGRELEVSYSGGWEEGDRPSPAPMLLSSRGWGMLRNTWSDGSYDLREPDQATLLHREDRFDAYYFVGADLPKLIERYTQLTGRPNMVARWALSYGDADCYNDGDNSKKPGTVPEGWSDGPTGTTPDVIDSVAKQYRANDMPGGWILPNDGYGCGYKQLPETVQGLAKYGFRTGLWTENGVDKIAWEVGKAGSRVQKLDVAWTGKGYQFAMDANRQAFNGILDNSDSRPFLWTVMGWAGIQRYAVAWTGDQSSSWDYIRWHVPTLVGSGLSGMAYASGDVDAIFGGSAETFTRDLQWKAFTPVLMGMSGWSSNARKHPWWYDEPYRSINRDYLKLKMRLTPYMYGLVHEAAQTGAPPVRGLMWDNPRDPHAQDETYKYQFLLGRDLLVAPVYRSQAASRGWRRDIHLPAGGWIDYWDGRRVQAAADGRQLDRQVDLATLPVFVRAGAILPMYPSMLFDGEKPLDEVTFDLYPQGDSQYTLYEDDGNTRRYQQGESSTQQIRVQAPAQGSGPVQVQIDAVQGQYNGQLAQRRYGLRVLSRQAPRAVQAGGRALPALADAAAFNSAPEGWYFDAKERRGTVHVRTATQDIRQPLQLQLDFAVAAAAADDAYPAAPVLGRELPADSLLVVNRPAEEPGHALENAFDDDPGTWFRSVRNQAVRTGAHEWVIGFGERKMIDGIDIAPRNDKNWKHGQVRDYEVYLGDSNGEWGEPIARGRLQLKEGVQRIDFPAHAGRLLRFRVLSVQNPEGDGASSTDPMVTAAQGSARAFDALQPRDVGPIALSTFHILEHQEPERPARQRYLSELPVPAALASQLRTDQSFRGDTGMRMNGLQFRRGLGVGANSRIDLRLQGGWHLLRADLGIDDACRNAGGLQFQVWGDNRLLYDSGLVKAPGVVKPELDIRGLSTLSLRTLGAQGSQPAQVCANWANAVLIGQEGDSASIVAP
- a CDS encoding SIS domain-containing protein, yielding MDVTLLSDVSAWQRLGGADTATEIAQQPALWEALAQDLSRARDRLQAFLGDSLNDPNQRVLFTGAGSSGFIAEMVADAINAQWPADVRVVHTTSLLTHPALYLQRDRPTLLVSFGRSGSSPESVAAVDRVRSDVDDARFLDITCNADGELARRGAGRADTCTLLMPSASCDRAFAMTSSLTCMLLAALTVFDRSPWDARVARLKQIAALAREGQAQWDAPVAALAQRPFNRVIYLGSGPLEALARECALKVLELTAGRVLALANTPLGFRHGPKSTLDGNTLVVVVRSVQPLARRYEQDLLEELRRDGVAGQVLAIGPHSDIGADDEYTLVVPPLHTASDDPWLAPVWLGFAQLFALQRSAALGLTPDNPFPDGTVNRVVKGVTIHHG